A genomic region of Deltaproteobacteria bacterium contains the following coding sequences:
- a CDS encoding CTP synthase, translating into MKTKFIFVTGGVVSSLGKGIAAASIAALLENRGLKITMLKLDPYINVDAGTMNPFQHGEVFVLDDGAETDLDLGHYERFTHSQLCRDNNITTGKIYHSVIEKERKGEYLGKTVQVVPHITDEIKASLLRVSKDVDLVIVEIGGTVGDIESLPFLEAIRQFRYVVGEENVLYVHLTLVPYIGAAGELKTKPTQHSVQKLREIGIQPDLLLCRTDRPLSKDIKAKIGMFCNISPNAVFNAPDVDSIYEVPLVFHQEGVDEKIVERLNIWTRKPELKEWKDLVDQIKNLSQKITIAIVGKYVDLVDSYKSLNEALKHGGYKNAVQVNLKYIDSEELEKNEATEVLEGIDGILVPGGFGDRGIEGKIAAVKYARENKIPFFGICLGMQIACIEFARNVVGLEKANSREFDPESPHPVIDLMEGQKAILHKGGSMRLGAYPCTLEKGSLAAQIYGEREISERHRHRYEFNNAYREKLSQKGFKFSGLSPDGSLVEIIELPGHPYFVACQFHPEFKSRPMAVHPLFDAFVSHSLAYARREKWEDLKKDKREATIATPEASQMKKVTTKKK; encoded by the coding sequence ATGAAAACAAAATTTATCTTCGTGACCGGCGGTGTCGTTTCATCCTTGGGCAAGGGCATCGCTGCGGCTTCCATCGCCGCCCTGCTTGAAAATCGTGGGCTTAAGATTACGATGCTCAAGCTCGACCCTTATATTAATGTGGATGCGGGGACCATGAATCCCTTTCAACATGGGGAGGTCTTTGTCTTGGATGATGGAGCGGAGACTGATCTGGATTTGGGGCATTACGAAAGATTTACCCATTCTCAACTTTGCCGCGACAACAATATTACCACCGGAAAAATTTACCATTCGGTCATCGAAAAAGAACGCAAGGGAGAATACCTCGGCAAAACCGTGCAGGTCGTGCCTCACATCACCGACGAAATCAAGGCCTCCCTGCTGCGCGTATCCAAGGATGTCGATTTGGTGATTGTGGAAATTGGCGGAACGGTGGGAGATATTGAATCTCTGCCTTTTCTGGAGGCCATTCGTCAATTTCGATACGTGGTCGGAGAAGAAAACGTGTTGTATGTGCATCTGACCTTGGTTCCCTACATTGGAGCCGCCGGCGAATTGAAAACAAAACCCACTCAACACAGCGTGCAAAAGCTTCGTGAAATTGGTATCCAGCCCGATCTGCTTTTGTGCCGTACCGACCGCCCGCTCTCCAAAGACATCAAAGCAAAGATTGGAATGTTCTGTAACATCTCCCCCAACGCCGTTTTTAATGCCCCGGATGTGGATTCCATTTATGAAGTCCCTTTGGTGTTTCATCAGGAAGGTGTGGATGAAAAAATTGTGGAGCGTTTGAATATCTGGACCCGCAAGCCTGAACTGAAGGAATGGAAAGATCTGGTTGATCAGATTAAAAATCTTTCACAAAAAATTACCATCGCTATCGTGGGTAAATATGTAGATTTGGTAGATAGTTATAAAAGCCTGAATGAGGCCCTCAAACACGGCGGCTATAAGAATGCGGTGCAAGTGAATCTGAAATATATCGACTCCGAGGAACTGGAAAAAAATGAGGCGACAGAAGTACTGGAAGGCATTGATGGCATTTTGGTACCTGGAGGTTTTGGAGATCGGGGCATCGAGGGGAAAATCGCTGCCGTCAAATACGCCCGCGAAAATAAAATTCCTTTTTTTGGAATTTGTCTGGGGATGCAGATCGCCTGCATCGAATTTGCGCGCAATGTGGTGGGACTGGAAAAGGCCAACAGCCGGGAGTTTGATCCGGAATCCCCTCATCCCGTCATCGATTTGATGGAAGGACAAAAAGCCATTCTTCACAAAGGCGGCAGCATGAGACTGGGGGCCTATCCCTGCACCCTGGAAAAAGGTTCTCTAGCGGCCCAAATTTACGGAGAACGCGAAATCTCGGAACGGCATCGTCATCGTTATGAATTCAACAATGCCTATCGGGAAAAACTCAGCCAGAAAGGTTTTAAATTTTCAGGCCTGTCTCCCGATGGATCTTTAGTGGAGATCATCGAATTGCCCGGACATCCCTACTTTGTCGCCTGCCAATTTCACCCCGAATTCAAATCGCGTCCCATGGCCGTGCATCCCCTGTTTGACGCCTTTGTGTCCCATTCGCTGGCCTATGCGAGGAGAGAAAAGTGGGAAGATTTGAAGAAAGATAAACGGGAAGCGACAATAGCGACCCCTGAGGCTTCTCAGATGAAGAAAGTGACAACGAAAAAGAAATGA
- a CDS encoding N-acetyl-gamma-glutamyl-phosphate reductase, which yields MKNIAIIGATGYTGIELVRILLGHPEIKITQVTSEKNAGENFSKVFSAFQNLLDLKLENFNAQQCAQKAELAFVCLPHHSAQKAVKDLLEAGVKVIDLSADFRLHSQSVYEEWYGKHEHPQLLAEAAYGLPELFRNQIQGKRLIANPGCYPTSAALALAPLIKNQLVKLDSFIIDSKSGTSGAGRTASTDILFCEVNEGFKAYKVGSHRHTPEIEQTLSLLSGSNIQVTFTPHLLPLDRGILSTTYSQSSKKIDSEELHQLFQKFYEHEYFVRVKPLGTFPNVKELRGTNFCDIGVHVEKKNGRIIVISAIDNLSKGASGQAVQNMNILFGFEEALGLKILPYLP from the coding sequence ATGAAAAACATCGCCATCATCGGAGCTACCGGTTACACTGGAATAGAACTGGTTCGAATTCTGCTGGGTCACCCGGAAATAAAAATCACCCAGGTCACTTCAGAAAAAAATGCCGGAGAAAATTTCTCAAAAGTTTTTAGTGCCTTCCAAAATTTACTCGATCTAAAACTTGAAAATTTTAATGCCCAACAATGCGCGCAAAAAGCAGAGCTGGCCTTTGTTTGTTTACCTCATCACTCCGCTCAAAAGGCCGTCAAAGACCTTCTGGAGGCTGGCGTAAAAGTGATTGATCTTTCCGCTGATTTTCGACTCCACTCTCAAAGCGTTTACGAAGAATGGTATGGGAAACACGAACATCCCCAACTCCTTGCAGAAGCGGCTTATGGTCTGCCGGAGTTGTTTCGAAATCAGATCCAGGGCAAGAGGCTCATTGCAAATCCAGGCTGCTACCCCACCAGCGCGGCACTGGCTTTAGCTCCTCTCATTAAAAATCAATTAGTGAAACTAGATTCTTTTATTATTGATAGCAAGTCGGGCACCTCGGGTGCCGGACGTACTGCCAGCACCGACATCCTTTTTTGCGAGGTGAATGAAGGATTCAAGGCTTACAAAGTGGGCTCGCATCGACACACACCAGAGATTGAACAAACTTTGTCCTTACTTTCAGGATCTAATATTCAAGTCACCTTCACCCCTCACCTGCTTCCTTTAGACCGAGGGATTTTGAGCACGACCTATTCGCAAAGTTCTAAAAAAATCGACAGTGAGGAACTGCATCAACTCTTTCAAAAATTTTATGAACACGAATATTTTGTGCGAGTGAAGCCCTTAGGCACTTTCCCCAATGTAAAAGAGCTGCGAGGCACAAACTTTTGCGATATCGGCGTTCACGTCGAGAAAAAAAATGGCCGCATCATTGTCATTTCGGCCATCGACAACCTCAGCAAAGGCGCATCAGGACAGGCTGTGCAGAACATGAATATTTTGTTTGGTTTTGAGGAAGCTTTAGGCTTGAAAATTTTACCCTATCTCCCGTAA